The Paraburkholderia sp. PREW-6R genomic interval CTGGGCCCATTCGTCGAAGCGTGGCTGCGGGTTCATCAGTCCGACGCTGAAGCACCCGCGCAAGCCAGAGCGCGCTTTCTCGATCCCCTTTACGCGCATCTCGATCACGCCGGTCTCGATCATGTGTCCGAGATCGCTGACGGCGATGCGCCGCACGCGCCCGCAGGCACGCCGTTCCAGGCGTGGTCGCTCGGGGAATTGCTACGCGTTGAACGTCTGCTTGCCCGATTCGAGCCCGCCGTTGCGTAAACCGCGCTACGATGTGTGTCCCACCGCCAAGCCTGATGCAAGGACTTCGTCATGCCACCGCTGCGCGCTGCCAATCTGCTCGCCACCATTGAAGGCTCACGCCTGCACTCGCCCGAGTGCGCCCGCTGGCAACGCTGGGGACCTTACCTGAGCGAACGTCAGTGGGGCACGGTGCGGGAGGATTACAGCGAAAACGGCACGGCCTGGGACTACTTTCCGCACGATCATGCGCGCAGCCGTGCGTACCGTTGGGGCGAAGACGGCATTGCCGGGTTCAGCGACGACAAGCTGAACTGGTGCGTGTCGCTTGCGTTGTGGAATCGCAAGGATCCGATCCTGAAGGAGCGCCTGTTCGGCGTCACCAATGCGCAGGGCAATCATGGCGAAGACGTGAAGGAGCTGTACTTCTACGTCGATGGCACGCCCACGCATTCATACATGCGCATGCTGTACAAGTATCCGCACGCGGCCTTTCCCTATGACGACCTCGTCAACGAAAACGGCTGCCGCGGCGGCGACATGCCGGAGTACGAAATTCTCGACACCGGCGTGTTCGACGACCTCTGTTACTTCGACGTTCAGGTCGAGTATGCGAAGCACGCGCCAGACGACATCGTGATGCGGGTGACGATCGAAAATCGCGCGGACAAGTCCGCATCGCTCGACGTGCTGCCGCAGATCTGGGCTCGCAATTCGTGGTCGTGGCGAGAGAACAACGACAAGCCTTCGCTCGTCGCCGGCACGACCCCGCGCGGCGAGAAGCAGGTGGTCGGGCGTCAGCATGGACTCGAACCGATCGTCGTGACGGCGTGGTCGAAAGATGCGCCGGAGATGAACTGGCTGTTCTGCGAGAACGACACGAACGTGCGGCGTCTGTTCAACATGGAGGGTGCCGGTCCGTTCAAGGACGGCTTCAACGACTATCTGGTGCACGGCGATGAAAATGCGGTGCGGCGAGACGCCGGCACCAAGGCCGGCGCTCATGCGTCGCTCCACTTCGGCCCGCAGGGGCGCGCGGTGGTCTACATGCGTTGGCGCCCGCAGTCCGCGCCGGACGACACGCCGCTCGACGTTGACGCGCTGTTCGCGCGCCGCATTGCCGAGGCCGACGAATTCTACGGCGCGTTGCAACACGAAATCGCTGACCCGGACGCGCGCCTCGTGCAACGGCAGGCGCTCGCCGGCATGCTGTGGTCGAAGCAGTATTACGAATACGACGTGCATCGCTGGCTCGAAGGCGATCCATTGCAACCCACGCCGCCGGCGGCGCGCAAGCACGGCCGCAATGCGGACTGGCGCCATCTGTGCAATGCGGACATCGTGTCGATGCCCGACAAGTGGGAGTACCCGTGGTACGCGTCGTGGGATCTGGCGTTCCATGCCGCTGCTTTCGCGTTGATCGATCCGGCGTTCGCGAAGCGCCAGTTGCTCCTGCTGGTGAAGGACCGCTATCAGCATCCCAATGGCCAGTTGCCCGCTTACGAATGGGCGTTGGGCGACGCCAATCCGCCTGTGCACGCATGGGCCGCCTGGCGCGTCTACGAGATCGATCGCGCGTTGACCGGCAGGGCCGACCGCGACTTTCTCGAACTGGTGTTCCACAAGCTGCTGCTCAATTTTTCGTGGTGGGTGAACCGCAAGGACGCCGACGGTCACAATATTTTCCAGGGCGGGTTTCTCGGGCTGGATAACATCGGGATATTCGATCGTTCGTCACCGCTGCCCACCGGCGGCCATATCGATCAGGCGGACGGCACCGCGTGGATGGCGGCGTACGCGCTGGACCTGATGCGGATTGCGCTGGAACTGGCGTACGCGAATCATGTGTTCGTCGATATCGGCGTGAAGTTTTTTGAGCACTTCCTGTACATCGCGGAAGCAGTCAGTTGCGACGACGGTTGCGATACCGGTCTGTGGGATGCGCAAGACGAGTTCTTCTACGACAAGTTGCGCCTGCCCAATGGCACGAATGTTCCAATGCGCGTGCGCTCTATTGTCGGTCTGATTCCGTTGTTCGCGGTACATGTGCTCGAAGAACGCCTGCATGGCAAATTGCCGGGACTGCGTGAGCGGCTCAGATGGTTCCTCGAACATCGCCCCGATCTCGCGAGGCTGGTGTCGCGCTGGAACGAGCCTGGCAGGCGCAACGCGTTGCTGCTGTCGCTCCTGCGCGGACATCGGATGAAAGCGCTGTTGCGGCGCGCGCTCGACGAAAGCGAGTTCCTGTCGGACTACGGCGTGCGGGCGCTCTCCCGTTACCATCGCGACAACCCGTTCGTGTTCAACCACAACGGCGACAGCTTCACGGTCCAGTATTTGCCGGCCGAATCGGACACACGCGTGTTCGGCGGCAACTCCAACTGGCGCGGGCCCATCTGGATGCCGGTCAACTATCTGTTGATCGAGTCGTTGTACGAATTTCATCGCTATTACGGCGACGATTTCCGCGTCGAATATCCGACAGGCTCGGGTCAGAAGTTTTCGCTCTGCGAAATCGCCGACGAACTCGCGCGCCGCGCCACCCGGTTGTTCCTGAAGAACAAGGACGGCGAGCGGCCGGTGATGGGCGCGTATCCGCTGCTGCAGGCCGACCCGCGTTCACGCGATCTGATTCTCTTCCACGAGTATTTTCATGGCGACAATGGGCGCGGTGTGGGCGCGTCGCATCAAACCGGCTGGACCGGTCTCGTGGCACTGCTTTTGCAACCGCGTGTGATGGCCGCGTCAGGCAACGTGCCGGTGACAGGCGAGCCGGACGAGGCACCGCTTCCCACGTCGCCTCGGGAACAGGCGCAAACGCAAGGCCAGCGGCAAAGCCAGCCACAGGACGGGACGCCCGCGCCGGCCTCTGCCGATTCGTCGGAAGTTTCACCGCAAGTTGCGCCGGAAGTCACATCGGCGCTGGCAGGGGCGCCGGCAAAGTAGCGGCAACTTGCCATGTGTTTAGCGGTTAGCGGTCGCGAGGTTACATCAGCCCTACATCCCGCACGGCGACACGCCGCAAGTGATCGATTTTGAACTGTGCGGGTTCGAGCGTGGTCTGTCATTCACACCACGTCCGTTCCATTGGTTTCCTAAAGTGAATCCCATGTCGACTACACCGAACACTCCAGCTTCGAGCCACCCCACCGACACTCAATCGCCGAGCTGCAAGGTCGGCGCGGGACCGCATGAAGCGCCCGCGTCGCCGGCCGGCAAGCGGCCCGCGCCGCCCTGCACGCTGGTGATCTTCGGCGCGGGTGGCGATCTCACAAAGCGTCTGCTGATGCCTGCGCTTTACAACCTCGCCGTCGACGGACTGCTCGACGGCGGCATGAAGATCATCGGCGTGAATCACGGTGAGCGCGAGACGAGTGCATGGCGCGACGATCTGCACAAGTCGCTCGAACAGTTCGCCGCCGACAAGGCCAGCACCTTTCACGCGGGCAAACTCGACGACAAGGCGTGGGACTGGGTCGCGCAACGCCTCGAATACATGGCGGGCGAATTCGAAACCGATGACGTCTTCACGAAGCTCAAGCAGAAGCTCGGCGAAGGGTCGGGCGGCAACGTGATCTTCTACCTCGCGGTGAGTTCGCGATTCTTCAAACCGATTGCCGAGCGGCTCGGCAAGGCGGGTTTGCTGAAGGAAGAGGACAGCGGCGCATTCCGCCGCATCGTGATCGAGAAACCGTTCGGCACCGATCTCGCGTCGGCGCGTGATCTGAACGAACACATCCTGTCGTATGCGAAAGAGACGCAGGTTTATCGCATCGACCACTTTCTCGGCAAGGACACCGTGCAGAGCATACTCGCGGTGCGCTTTGCCAACGCGTTGTTCGAACCGATATGGCGGCGCGAATATATCGACAGCGTGCAGATCACCGCAGCTGAAACGATTGGCGTGGAAGGGCGCGGCAAGTTCTATGAGCAAACCGGCGCGTTTCGGGACATGCTGCCGAACCACCTGTTCCAGCTGCTCGGCATGGTCGCGATGGAGCCGCCCAATTCGTTCGACGCCGAAGCCGTGCGGGACAAGAAAGCCGAAGTCTTCGACGCGATCCAGCCGCTGACTCGTGAAGACGTGGTATTTGGTCAGTACGAGAAAGGTCCGGCGGGCGTCGGCTATCGCGAAGAACCGGACGTCGCGCCCAACAGCACAACGGAAACCTATGCGGCCGCGCGCGTGTTCGTCGAGAACTGGCGCTGGGCCGGCGTGCCGTTCTATCTGCGTACCGGCAAGCGCCTCGCCGCGCGGCGCACGGAAATCTCGGTGCAACTGAAGCCGGTGCCGTTCAGAATGTTCCGCGACACGCCGGTCGATGCGCTGACGCCCAACGTGCTTACGCTGCGCATCGACCCGGCGCATGGCACGAGCTTCGACTTCAATGTGAAGACGCCCGGACCGGTGATGCAGATCGGGCACGTGCAGTCGTCGTTCGACTATGCCGACTTCTTTGCGGAACGCGCCAACGTGGGCTATGAAACGCTGCTGTACGACTGCATGCTCGGTGACGAGACGTTGTTCCAGCGCGCCGACAGTATCGAAACGAGCTGGGCCGCGGTGGAAGACGTGCTGCATCCGAAAACCGGCGGCCCGATGGCCGTGCACCCTTACCCGGCCGGCAGCGAAGGGCCGGCCGAAGCGGACGCGCTTCTGGCGCGCGACGGCCATGCGTGGCGGCCGCTGAAAACGGAACAACACGAGAAGAAGTGACCATCACGCGTATCAACATCAACGGGGAATGCCATGGCGACACCCAGCACCAAAGCGAAAGGAAAGGCGAAAGAGGCGAGCAGCACCGAACGCATTCTTGCGATCGACGTGGGCGGCACGGGTCTGAAAGCCGCGATCATCGACGCGGACGGCAAGATGCAAACCGAACGCCTGCGAGTCGCGACGCCGCACCCGTGCACGCCGGATCAGCTCGTCGACGAACTCGTGAAACTGGTGCAGCCGCTGGTCGAGAAAGAACCGGCCACGCTGATGTCGATTGGCTTTCCGGGCGTGGTGCGCAATAACCGTATTCTCACGGCGCCCCATTTCGGCGACGAAGGCTGGCACGACATTCCGCTTGCCGACTCGCTGGCGCAGCGGCTCGGCGGCCTGCCGGTCCGCATGATCAACGACGCCGAAATGCAGGGCTTCGCCGCCATCGAAGGGGAAGGCCTCGAATTCGTGCTGACGCTCGGCACGGGCGCGGGCACGGCCATGTTTCGCGACGGCGAACTGATGCCGCACCTCGAGCTCGCGCATCATCCGGTAAGCAAGAAAGGGGTGGCCTATGACGAGTACATTGGCGACGCCGCGCGCGAGAAGGCGGGCAACAAGCGCTGGAATCACCGTGTCCAGAAAGTGATCGGGATCATTGAACGACTCGTGAACTATGACAAATTATGGATCGGCGGCGGCAACGCGACGCGCCTGAAATTCGAGCTTCCGGCAAATGTCGCCACCGTGTCGAACGACGCCGGTATCGAAGGCGGCGCGCGGCTGTGGCACCCACGGTCCGTGCGGGAAACGCGTCAGTTGCCGGATGCCACCACGCGCTCAGGCAAATTCAAATGACACGGTGCGGGTAACGCCTGGATCGGCCGGCCGGGCCGGGCTTCGAGCCGGTGTGCGCGCGGCATCGCTGCGCGGTGCCGTCAGCGCGCAAACCGAAGGCTTCGCGGTGTCGTCGCCCGGTCTTGCCGAACGCGGCACGCTCGATTCGAGTCATACCGCGAGCGCGAACCGGTGCGGCGGCGGCAACGTGCCGCCCGCGCTGCAATAGCGCAACGCACCCGGCGGGCGAAGCGCTACGCCGTCACGATCTTCGATCCGGACGGCGCGCCGGTCTGTAACGAGGTCGGACACGCCTAGCGCGCCGCGTCACCCCAGCGATACTGCACGGTCGCTTCGTCGAGTTGCTTCCTGATCTGCTCGTCGAGCACGACATCCACTGCCGCCAGGGTGTCGCTCAACTGCTCGGCACGGCTCGCGCCGATAATCGCCGAACTGATCAACGGATTGGCCAACACCCACGCGAGCGAGATTCGCGTCAATGATTCGCCGGTGGGCGCCACGATCGCTTTCAATTGCTCGATCGTCTGAAATTCGCGCTCATGCCAGTAGCGTTCCGTGTACATGGCACCCGCCTTGCCGACCGTGTCGGTAAAGCGCCCGGAAGCGGGCTTGGCGTCGTGCTGGTGCTTGCCGGTTAGAAGTCCGCCTGCGAGCGGGTTGTACGGCATCACGGCAAGGTGCTCCTCTCCGGCGAGGGGCAGCAACTCACGCTCGATCTGGCGGAACAGCAGGTTGTAGCGCGGCTGGACCGACACGAAGCGCGCCGTATGCAGAACGTCGGCACGGCCGAGCGCGCGTGCGAGCCGATAGGCGAGGAAATTCGATACCCCGATATAGCGCGCCTTTCCCGAGCGAACGATCACGTCCAGCGCTTCCAGTGTTTCATCGAGCGGCGTGCTGGCGTCGTCGGAATGAAGCTGATACAGGTCGACGTAGTCGGTTCCGAGACGGCGCAACGATGCGTCGATGGCATCGAGCAGATGTTTGCGCGACGCGCCCTGATCCCACGACGACGGCCCCACTTTGCCGACCGCTTTTGTCGCGACGATGAAGCGCTCGCGTTTGCCCTTCAGCCAGCGACCGACGATTTCCTCCGTGCGCCCGGCGAGGTTTTCGCCGCCGCCGAGCGGATACACGTTGGCCGTGTCGATGAAATTGATGCCGGCGTCCGCGGCGGTGTCGAGAATGCGATGGGACGCGTCTTCTTCGGTTTGCAGGCCAAAGGTCATCGTACCGAGGCACAAGCGCGAAACAGTCAGGCCGGTGCTGCCGAATTTGCGAAACTGCATGGGTCACTCCGGGGTTGGGTGGATCGGAACGGCAAAGAGTGTTGCAAAAAGGATAAACGGTTCCGCGTGACGGGGGTCGAGATTGCCGCAGCGCGCTGCTTGTGGAATGATAGCGATTCTCATTTATACTTATAAACCCAGCCAGCCATCCCGTCGTCCTTGCCTAGCAGGAGACCGGCAGCCAGCCATAGCGGCTTTGTCATCGATCCCGTGTTCGTACGGATCCGGCAAGCGCCATTCTGACGGGATTCACATGCTCAAACATACACCGCTCGCGACAGCGCTCGCGCTAGCTTTTGCCGTTCCTTTCGCCACGCCTGCCGTCGCCCAGACGGCGCCGCAGGCTGCGTCGCAACCGTCGGCCGACACCGCGCCGGCAAGCGCGAAACCCGCCACGAATGCGGATGGCACGACGTTGCCGGCCGTCGGCGTGACCGCGCGGGCCGAACAGCAGGACTTTCAGCCGGAGCGTTCGACGGTCGGCGCCAAAACGCCGACCGCGTTGCGCGATATTCCGCAGACGGTGACGGTCATTAACAAGGCGGTGCTGGAATCGCAGGGCGCGACCTCGTTTCAGGACGCGTTGCGCAATGCGCCGGGTGTGACGATCGGTGCGGCCGAAGGCGGCCAGATCGGCAACAACATCAATCTGCGCGGCTTTACCGCGCAAAACGACATTTACCTCGACGGCTTCCGCGACCGGAATCAGTATTACCGCGATACCTTCGACCTCGAACAGATCGAAGTGCTATACGGCCCTTCTTCGATGCTGTTCGGCCGCGGATCGACAGGCGGCGTGATTAACCAGGTCAGCAAGAAAGCAAACCTGAAGGATTCCGCCGAAGTCACCGGCATGATCGGCACCGACGATCGCTATCGCAGCACCGTCGACGTGAACCACAAGCTCACCGATACCTCGGCGATCCGCCTGAACGCCTTCGGCCAAAGCCTTGGTTCGTCGCGCGACGAGATGAAGAACAAGGACTACGGTATCGCGCCCGAAGTGCGCTTTGGCATCGGCACGCCGACCGAGGTGACGATTTCCGCGCTGATCCAGCATAACTACGATATGCCGGACTACGGTGTGCAGGCGCTGAACGGTCGCCCGGCGCCGGTCTCGAAAAATACGTTCTATGGCCTGACCACCGACCGCACGATTCAGGACGTGCAGACGTTCAACGCCGCGATCAAGCACAAGTTCTCTGACGCGCTGACCCTGACCAACCAGACGCAGTTTTCCCACTCCATGACCGACGCGCGGGAAACTGCGCCGCAAGCCGTGCTGACCGGGCCTCTTGCGACCAGCACTGCGCTGACCAACGGCAACTACACGTCGCTCTCGCCGTCGCAACTGTTCATCAAGCTGCAAAGCCATGACCGTGTGATCCAGAACCACTCGCTGTACAACGACACCGCGCTCGAATACAAATTCGATACGGGGCCGATCAGGCACGACGTGATCGCGGGCTTCGAACTCGGCCACGACAGTTATTCGAATCAGGCGTACACGCGTAATAACCTGCCGGTCGTGACGATGGTGAATCCGCAGTATCTGTCGTCGCCCGCAGGTGTGACGACCACGCTCGGCAACTATGCGGATTCCGGTTCGAACGAAATCGGCGCTTACGTGAACGATACGGTGTCGCTTGGCCAGCACTGGAAACTGGTCGGCGGTCTGCGCTGGGACCGTTTTCAGGCGCAGATTCACAATACGGTCAGCCTGCCGCGCTACGCGACGCAAACCAACTTCTTCACGAGCGTGCGCGCCGGCGTGATTTATCAGCCGACAGACTGGCAGTCTTATTACGTGTCGTACGGCACGTCGTTCAACCCGTCGCTCGAAGCGTTGACAGTGACGAATCTGACGCAGAACCTCGCGCCGGAGTCCACGAAGTCATATGAAGTGGGCGGCAAATGGGACCTGCTCGGCGGCAACATTTCGGTCAACTCCGCATTCTTCCGCGAGGAAAAGAACAACGCGCGCACGCAGGTGTCGCCAACCGAATATGAGCTCGATGGCGACGTCCGCGTGGACGGTTTCCAGACCAACGTTACGGGGCACATTACCGACAAGTGGCAGGTGTTCGGCGGCTACACGTATATGAATGCGATCATCCTGAAGGCGCTCGATGGCACCCAGGGACACGTTCCAGCGAACACGCCGCGCAACACGATCACGATCTGGACGACTTATGCGCTTACGCCGCACTGGGAATTGGGCGGCGGTCCGATTTACATGTCGCCGCGCTACGCATCGAACACGAATTACGTGAAGGTGCCGGGCTATACGCGTTGGGACGTGACCGCCGCGTACCACGCGAAGAAGTACGACGTGCGCCTGAACCTGCTGAATCTGACCAACAAGCAGTACTACGACGGGCTGATCGCGTCGGACGGCGGCCGCTCCGTGCCGGGCATTGGACGCACGCTGCTGGCTACGTTCGACTATCGCTTCTGATTTTTTGCGCTGCGTGCGCGAAGGCCACATGCGTTAGGCTTGCCGCTTTTGTGATGCGGCAAGCCGACGCCCGGGACACACCAATGTTGCTGCACATTCCGAATGTTTTGAACGCCGAACAGGTCCGCGCGATCCGCGAACGTCTGGACCGCGCAGGCGAGGCCTGGGTCGACGGCCGCGCGACCGCCGGCTATCAGGGCGCACCCGTGAAACGCAACCAGCAGATCGCGGAGCACACGCCGGTCGCACGCGAACTCGGTGACGAGATTCTTGCCGCGATCGAACGCAACCCGCTGTTCATCAGCGCAGTGCTGCCGAATCAGGTGTACCCGCCGCTCTTTAACCGCTACGAAGGCGGCATGACGTTCGGCAGTCATGTGGACGGCGCGGTGCGCGTGTTGCCCAATGGCGTGAAGTTGCGCACCGACGTGTCGGTCACGCTGTTTCTTTCCGAACCTGCCGACTACGACGGCGGTGAGCTCGTGATCGAAGACACCTACGGCGTGCAGCAGGTCAAGCTGCCGGCGGGCGACATGATTGTCTATCCGGCGACGAGCCTGCACCAGGTGACCCCGGTCACGCGCGGCGCGCGCGTCGCCAGTTTTTTCTGGGTGCAAAGCCTCGTGCGCAACGACACCCAGCGCGCGCTGCTGTTCGACATGGACACCGCCATTCAAAGGCTGAACGCCACCCACGCCGACGACAC includes:
- the zwf gene encoding glucose-6-phosphate dehydrogenase, translated to MSTTPNTPASSHPTDTQSPSCKVGAGPHEAPASPAGKRPAPPCTLVIFGAGGDLTKRLLMPALYNLAVDGLLDGGMKIIGVNHGERETSAWRDDLHKSLEQFAADKASTFHAGKLDDKAWDWVAQRLEYMAGEFETDDVFTKLKQKLGEGSGGNVIFYLAVSSRFFKPIAERLGKAGLLKEEDSGAFRRIVIEKPFGTDLASARDLNEHILSYAKETQVYRIDHFLGKDTVQSILAVRFANALFEPIWRREYIDSVQITAAETIGVEGRGKFYEQTGAFRDMLPNHLFQLLGMVAMEPPNSFDAEAVRDKKAEVFDAIQPLTREDVVFGQYEKGPAGVGYREEPDVAPNSTTETYAAARVFVENWRWAGVPFYLRTGKRLAARRTEISVQLKPVPFRMFRDTPVDALTPNVLTLRIDPAHGTSFDFNVKTPGPVMQIGHVQSSFDYADFFAERANVGYETLLYDCMLGDETLFQRADSIETSWAAVEDVLHPKTGGPMAVHPYPAGSEGPAEADALLARDGHAWRPLKTEQHEKK
- a CDS encoding TonB-dependent siderophore receptor; amino-acid sequence: MLKHTPLATALALAFAVPFATPAVAQTAPQAASQPSADTAPASAKPATNADGTTLPAVGVTARAEQQDFQPERSTVGAKTPTALRDIPQTVTVINKAVLESQGATSFQDALRNAPGVTIGAAEGGQIGNNINLRGFTAQNDIYLDGFRDRNQYYRDTFDLEQIEVLYGPSSMLFGRGSTGGVINQVSKKANLKDSAEVTGMIGTDDRYRSTVDVNHKLTDTSAIRLNAFGQSLGSSRDEMKNKDYGIAPEVRFGIGTPTEVTISALIQHNYDMPDYGVQALNGRPAPVSKNTFYGLTTDRTIQDVQTFNAAIKHKFSDALTLTNQTQFSHSMTDARETAPQAVLTGPLATSTALTNGNYTSLSPSQLFIKLQSHDRVIQNHSLYNDTALEYKFDTGPIRHDVIAGFELGHDSYSNQAYTRNNLPVVTMVNPQYLSSPAGVTTTLGNYADSGSNEIGAYVNDTVSLGQHWKLVGGLRWDRFQAQIHNTVSLPRYATQTNFFTSVRAGVIYQPTDWQSYYVSYGTSFNPSLEALTVTNLTQNLAPESTKSYEVGGKWDLLGGNISVNSAFFREEKNNARTQVSPTEYELDGDVRVDGFQTNVTGHITDKWQVFGGYTYMNAIILKALDGTQGHVPANTPRNTITIWTTYALTPHWELGGGPIYMSPRYASNTNYVKVPGYTRWDVTAAYHAKKYDVRLNLLNLTNKQYYDGLIASDGGRSVPGIGRTLLATFDYRF
- a CDS encoding aldo/keto reductase; protein product: MQFRKFGSTGLTVSRLCLGTMTFGLQTEEDASHRILDTAADAGINFIDTANVYPLGGGENLAGRTEEIVGRWLKGKRERFIVATKAVGKVGPSSWDQGASRKHLLDAIDASLRRLGTDYVDLYQLHSDDASTPLDETLEALDVIVRSGKARYIGVSNFLAYRLARALGRADVLHTARFVSVQPRYNLLFRQIERELLPLAGEEHLAVMPYNPLAGGLLTGKHQHDAKPASGRFTDTVGKAGAMYTERYWHEREFQTIEQLKAIVAPTGESLTRISLAWVLANPLISSAIIGASRAEQLSDTLAAVDVVLDEQIRKQLDEATVQYRWGDAAR
- a CDS encoding ROK family protein, giving the protein MATPSTKAKGKAKEASSTERILAIDVGGTGLKAAIIDADGKMQTERLRVATPHPCTPDQLVDELVKLVQPLVEKEPATLMSIGFPGVVRNNRILTAPHFGDEGWHDIPLADSLAQRLGGLPVRMINDAEMQGFAAIEGEGLEFVLTLGTGAGTAMFRDGELMPHLELAHHPVSKKGVAYDEYIGDAAREKAGNKRWNHRVQKVIGIIERLVNYDKLWIGGGNATRLKFELPANVATVSNDAGIEGGARLWHPRSVRETRQLPDATTRSGKFK
- a CDS encoding glucosidase, with translation MPPLRAANLLATIEGSRLHSPECARWQRWGPYLSERQWGTVREDYSENGTAWDYFPHDHARSRAYRWGEDGIAGFSDDKLNWCVSLALWNRKDPILKERLFGVTNAQGNHGEDVKELYFYVDGTPTHSYMRMLYKYPHAAFPYDDLVNENGCRGGDMPEYEILDTGVFDDLCYFDVQVEYAKHAPDDIVMRVTIENRADKSASLDVLPQIWARNSWSWRENNDKPSLVAGTTPRGEKQVVGRQHGLEPIVVTAWSKDAPEMNWLFCENDTNVRRLFNMEGAGPFKDGFNDYLVHGDENAVRRDAGTKAGAHASLHFGPQGRAVVYMRWRPQSAPDDTPLDVDALFARRIAEADEFYGALQHEIADPDARLVQRQALAGMLWSKQYYEYDVHRWLEGDPLQPTPPAARKHGRNADWRHLCNADIVSMPDKWEYPWYASWDLAFHAAAFALIDPAFAKRQLLLLVKDRYQHPNGQLPAYEWALGDANPPVHAWAAWRVYEIDRALTGRADRDFLELVFHKLLLNFSWWVNRKDADGHNIFQGGFLGLDNIGIFDRSSPLPTGGHIDQADGTAWMAAYALDLMRIALELAYANHVFVDIGVKFFEHFLYIAEAVSCDDGCDTGLWDAQDEFFYDKLRLPNGTNVPMRVRSIVGLIPLFAVHVLEERLHGKLPGLRERLRWFLEHRPDLARLVSRWNEPGRRNALLLSLLRGHRMKALLRRALDESEFLSDYGVRALSRYHRDNPFVFNHNGDSFTVQYLPAESDTRVFGGNSNWRGPIWMPVNYLLIESLYEFHRYYGDDFRVEYPTGSGQKFSLCEIADELARRATRLFLKNKDGERPVMGAYPLLQADPRSRDLILFHEYFHGDNGRGVGASHQTGWTGLVALLLQPRVMAASGNVPVTGEPDEAPLPTSPREQAQTQGQRQSQPQDGTPAPASADSSEVSPQVAPEVTSALAGAPAK
- a CDS encoding Fe2+-dependent dioxygenase; this translates as MLLHIPNVLNAEQVRAIRERLDRAGEAWVDGRATAGYQGAPVKRNQQIAEHTPVARELGDEILAAIERNPLFISAVLPNQVYPPLFNRYEGGMTFGSHVDGAVRVLPNGVKLRTDVSVTLFLSEPADYDGGELVIEDTYGVQQVKLPAGDMIVYPATSLHQVTPVTRGARVASFFWVQSLVRNDTQRALLFDMDTAIQRLNATHADDTARRSLVGCYHNLLRTWSEP